Proteins from one Mycteria americana isolate JAX WOST 10 ecotype Jacksonville Zoo and Gardens chromosome 1, USCA_MyAme_1.0, whole genome shotgun sequence genomic window:
- the TCF20 gene encoding transcription factor 20 isoform X3 has product MQEGFRAAALLLNSMQSFREQSSYHGNQQSYPQEVHGSSRLEEFSPRQQAQMFQSFGGGAGSGRRGATGAPTAMPGESSGHQSYQGFRKEAGEFYYMAANKDPVASGGQQPPQRRPSGPVQSYGPPQGSSFGSQYGSEGHVGQFQTQHSTLGGVSHYQQDYTGPFSPGSAQYQQQASSQQQQVQQLRQQIYQSHQPLPQASSQSASSTSHLQPMQRPSTLPSSASGYQLRVGQFSQHYQPPSSSSSSSFPSPQRFGQSGQNYDGSYSVNSGSQYEGHAVGSNAQAYGTQSNYSFQTQPMKSFEQSKLPQSGQQGQQQQHPPQHVMQYSNAASKLSLQSQVGQYSQTEVPVRSPMQFHQNFSPISNPSPAASVVQSPSCSSTPSPLMPGGENLQCGQGNMSMGSRNRILQMMPQLSPTPSMMPSPNAHAGGFKGFGLEGLQEKRLTDPGLSSLSALSSQVANLPNTVQHMLLSDALAPQKKSSKRSSSSKKADSCTNSEGSSQAEEQLKSPLAESLDGGCSSSSEDHGERVRQLSGQSTSSDTTYKGGNLERSNSSPAQGSQNEPSKLGSSPAAREDVTSPDGKEAVVAVENAPKVNEKAVGVIVSREAMAGRVEKSGGQDKPAQDDASTATQAPASASGAKEAGHAGTQPETQGGSKGSKSGDNTNHNGEGNSQPGHAVVGPNFPARTEPSKSPGSLRYSYKDNIAAGIQRNIGGFPQYPSGQEKGDFPGHSERKGRNEKFPSLLQEVLQGYHHHPDRRYSRNAQEHSGMAGSLEGAMRPNILISQTNELANRGLLNKTMGSLLEGPHWGPWDRKSSSAAPDMKQINLADYPIARKFDVESQSSAHEGGALSERRSVICDISPLRQLVRDPGPHPMGHIGPEARSGRSERLAPGLSQSVILPGGLVSMETKMKAHSGQIKEEDFEQSKSSASLNNKKTGDHCHPAGIKHESFRGNASPGAAVSDAAPDYISQQDSRSTQMRRATGRTGSSRGKSPSQFQDLADKLKMSPGRSRGPGTDLHHMNPHMTLSERVNRGSLHSAYSQNSEGPSLASAYHTNTRPHAFGDPNQSLNSQYHYKRQIYQQQQEEYKDWASSTAQGVIAAAQHRQEGARKSPRQQQFLERVRSPLKNDKDGMMYLQGSSYHDTGSQEAGRCIMGSDSTQSKCTELKHGNQKLQHHESGWDLSRQTSPAKSSGPLGAANQKRFCAQESDGHRREESTDLPKPSNAMLRLPGQEDQSPQNPLIMRRRVRSFISPIPTKRQPQDMKNSGSEDKGRLMTSAKEGADKTYNSYAHSSQSQDVGKPVAKGDSFKDLPSPDNRNCPAVSLTSPAKTKILPPRKGRGLKLEAIVQKITSPNIRRSVSTNSAETGADTVTLDDILSLKSGPEGGNVAGHGPEAEKRKGEMSDQVGPASQDTTGEITLPRSSEEWQSSEDDKTKKEVPETASVGKEGAGPSAAPPPSQKSGGQGRSDGSVSGAGTLTFSDSKTISPSSVFTSEPNLKSEEKDGDVTNISPKPDGFPPKGYFPSGKKKGRPIGSVNKQKKQQQQQQQQQQLPPPPPPPPVPSQSSEGVGGGEPKPKRQRRERRKPAAQPRKRKPRRAAPIVEPQEPEIKLKYATQSVDKTDSKNKSFFPYIHVVNKCELGAVCTIINAEEEEQNKLVRGRKGQRSSTPPPSNAESKVLPTSTFMLQGPVVTESSVLGHLVCCLCGKWASYRNMGDLFGPFYPQDYAATLPKNPPPKRATEMQSKVKVRHKSASNGSKTDTEEEEEQQQQKEQRSLAAHPRFKRRHRSEDCSGASRSLSRGASCKKTTTDGGSGGEKTPLDSKPSMPTSEGGTELELQIPELPLDSNEFWVHEGCILWANGIYLVCGRLYGLQEAVEIAREM; this is encoded by the exons gAGGGCTTTCGAGCTGCCGCTCTGCTGCTGAACAGCATGCAGTCCTTTCGGGAGCAAAGTAGTTACCACGGAAACCAGCAGAGCTACCCGCAGGAAGTGCACGGTTCATCCCGACTGGAAGAGTTCAGCCCGCGCCAGCAGGCCCAGATGTTCCAGAGCTTTGGAGGAGGTGCTGGCAGTGGACGTCGTGGAGCAACAGGAGCCCCTACAGCAATGCCTGGTGAGAGCTCTGGCCATCAGAGCTACCAAGGTTTCAGAAAAGAAGCAGGAGAGTTTTACTATATGGCTGCCAACAAAGATCCAGTGGCATCAGGAGGGCAGCAGCCACCTCAGCGCAGGCCTTCTGGACCAGTACAGAGCTATGGGCCCCCTCAAGGGAGTAGCTTTGGGAGTCAGTATGGGAGTGAGGGACATGTGGGCCAGTTTCAAACACAGCACTCAACCCTTGGGGGTGTATCCCACTATCAACAGGATTATACTGGTCCTTTTTCTCCAGGGAGTGCCCAGTATCAGCAGCAGGCttcaagccagcagcagcaggtgcagCAGCTGAGACAGCAGATCTATCAATCTCATCAGCCTTTACCCCAGGCTTCCAGCCAGTCTGCTTCTAGCACCTCACACTTGCAGCCAATGCAGCGTCCATCCACCCTGCCGTCCTCTGCTTCTGGGTACCAGTTACGAGTGGGTCAGTTCAGCCAACACTATCAGCCACCttcgtcgtcctcctcctcctctttcccctccccacagCGTTTTGGCCAGTCAGGACAGAATTACGATGGAAGCTACAGTGTGAATTCTGGGTCGCAGTATGAAGGCCATGCTGTGGGTTCTAATGCACAGGCATATGGGACCCAGTCAAACTACAGCTTTCAGACTCAACCGATGAAAAGCTTTGAGCAGTCTAAGCTGCCCCAAAGCGGGCAGCAGGGGCAACAGCAACAGCACCCACCTCAGCATGTAATGCAGTATTCAAATGCTGCCAGCAAGCTCTCTCTTCAAAGTCAAGTGGGACAGTACAGCCAGACTGAAGTTCCTGTAAGGTCACCGATGCAGTTCCACCAAAACTTTAGTCCAATCTCTAATCCATCTCCTGCTGCATCTGTGGTTCAGTCTCCAAGCTGCAGCTCTACCCCTTCTCCACTCATGCCAGGTGGAGAAAATCTCCAGTGTGGGCAAGGCAACATGTCCATGGGTTCTAGAAACCGAATCCTGCAGATGATGCCTCAGCTTAGTCCTACACCATCTATGATGCCAAGCCCCAATGCTCATGCAGGGGGATTCAAGGGGTTTGGGCTGGAAGGACTGCAGGAAAAAAGGCTCACAGATCCAGGGCTGAGCAGCCTAAGTGCTCTAAGTTCTCAAGTGGCCAATCTACCCAACACAGTCCAGCACATGTTGCTCTCGGATGCCTTGGCACCTCAGAAAAAAAGTTCCAAAAGGTCATCCTCTTCAAAGAAGGCGGACAGCTGCACCAACTCAGAAGGCTCCTCCCAGGCAGAGGAGCAACTCAAGTCTCCCCTGGCAGAGTCCCTTGATGGTGGCTGTTCCAGTAGTTCAGAGGATCATGGGGAAAGGGTGAGACAGCTGAGTGGCCAGAGCACCAGCTCAGACACCACTTACAAAGGGGGTAACTTAGAGAGATCCAACTCCTCACCAGCACAAGGCTCTCAGAATGAGCCATCAAAACtcggcagcagccctgcagctaGGGAAGATGTGACCTCCCCTGATGGGAAGGAAGCTGTGGTGGCTGTGGAAAATGCCCCAAAAGTGAATGAAAAGGCAGTTGGGGTGATTGTCTCCCGGGAAGCCATGGCAGGAAGAGTAGAAAAGTCAGGTGGACAAGATAAACCTGCACAAGATGATGCTTCCACAGCCACTCAGGCACCAGCTAGTGCTAGTGGAGCGAAAGAAGCTGGGCATGCAGGGACGCAGCCAGAAACTCAAGGAGGAAGTAAAGGGAGCAAAAGCGGAGATAACACTAACCATAATGGAGAGGGGAACAGCCAGCCTGGTCATGCAGTTGTTGGGCCAAATTTTCCTGCAAGAACAGAACCTTCCAAATCTCCTGGCAGTTTAAGATACAGTTACAAGGATAATATAGCAGCTGGTATACAGAGAAATATTGGTGGCTTTCCACAGTATCCTTCTGGTCAAGAAAAAGGGGATTTTCCAGGGCACAGTGAGCGCAAAGGCCGGAATGAGAAGTTTCCTAGCCTCCTACAGGAGGTCTTACAGGGGTATCACCATCATCCAGACAGAAGGTATTCTAGGAACGCACAGGAGCATTCTGGGATGGCTGGGAGTTTGGAGGGAGCCATGAGGCCCAATATCTTAATTAGTCAAACCAATGAATTGGCCAATAGAGGCCTCTTAAATAAAACCATGGGGTCTCTCCTGGAAGGCCCTCACTGGGGTCCCTGGGATAGGAAGTCTAGCAGTGCAGCTCCTGACATGAAGCAGATAAATCTAGCTGATTACCCTATTGCTAGAAAGTTTGATGTGGAGTCTCAGTCTTCTGCCCATGAAGGGGGAGCGCTCTCAGAGAGGAGATCAGTGATCTGTGACATATCTCCATTAAGGCAACTTGTCAGAGATCCTGGCCCTCACCCAATGGGGCACATAGGTCCCGAGGCCAGAAGTGGAAGGAGTGAACGTCTTGCCCCTGGCTTGAGCCAGTCAGTAATACTCCCTGGTGGTTTAGTATCTATGGAAACAAAGATGAAAGCTCACAGTGGGCAAATAAAAGAAGAAGATTTTGAACAGTCAAAGAGCTCAGCTAGTCTCAATAATAAAAAAACGGGAGACCATTGTCATCCTGCTGGCATCAAGCATGAATCTTTCCGAGGCAATGCTAGCCCTGGAGCTGCAGTCTCCGATGCTGCTCCAGACTACATTTCCCAGCAGGACAGCAGATCAACACAGATGAGACGAGCAACTGGCAGAACTGGAAGCAGCAGGGGTAAATCACCTTCTCAGTTTCAGGATCTTGCTGATAAGCTGAAAATGTCACCAGGCAGAAGCCGAGGCCCAGGGACAGATCTGCATCACATGAACCCACACATGACACTATCTGAAAGAGTTAACAGGGGTTCCTTACATTCTGCTTACTCTCAGAATTCAGAAGGCCCATCTTTGGCTTCAGCATATCACACAAATACTAGGCCTCATGCTTTTGGTGACCCTAACCAGAGTTTAAATTCCCAGTATCATTACAAGAGGCAGATATACCAGCAACAGCAAGAAGAATACAAAGATTGGGCAAGCAGCACTGCTCAGGGTGTGAttgctgcagctcagcacaggCAGGAAGGAGCAAGGAAGAGCCCAAGACAACAACAGTTTCTGGAAAGAGTAAGGAGTCCCTTAAAAAATGACAAGGATGGAATGATGTACCTTCAAGGTAGCTCTTATCACGATACTGGAAGCCAGGAAGCTGGGCGCTGCATTATGGGGAGTGACAGTACTCAGAGCAAATGCACCGAACTGAAACACGGCAACCAGAAGCTGCAGCATCACGAATCTGGTTGGGACCTCTCTCGGCAAACTTCTCCTGCCAAAAGCAGTGGCCCTCTTGGAGCAGCCAACCAAAAAAGATTTTGCGCTCAAGAAAGTGATGGGCATCGACGAGAGGAATCTACGGATTTGCCCAAGCCTAGTAATGCCATGCTCAGGCTCCCTGGCCAGGAAGACCAGTCTCCTCAAAATCCATTAATTATGAGGAGGAGAGTCCGTTCTTTCATCTCGCCCATCCCTACCAAAAGACAGCCACAGGATATGAAGAACAGTGGCAGCGAAGATAAAGGGCGACTGATGACTTCAGCAAAAGAAGGAGCTGATAAAACGTACAACTCCTATGCCCATTCATCTCAAAGCCAAGATGTTGGCAAGCCAGTTGCAAAGGGAGATTCCTTCAAGGACCTGCCAAGTCCTGATAATAGGAATTGCCCTGCTGTTTCCCTCACGAGCCCGGCTAAGACCAAAATATTGCCCCCAAGAAAGGGGCGAGGATTAAAACTGGAAGCTATTGTTCAAAAAATTACATCTCCTAATATTAGGAGAAGTGTTTCTACCAACAGTGCTGAAACTGGTGCAGATACTGTCACTCTTGATGACATCCTGTCCCTTAAGAGTGGACCTGAAGGAGGAAATGTGGCTGGACATGGACCAGAGgctgagaagagaaaaggagagatgtCAGATCAAGTGGGGCCAGCGAGCCAGGATACAACTGGTGAAATAACTCTTCCAAGATCTTCAGAAGAGTGGCAAAGCAGTGAGGATGATAAAACCAAGAAAGAGGTCCCTGAAACTGCAAGCGTTGGTAAAGAAGGAGCAGGACCCAGTGCAGCACCACCACCTTCTCAGAAGTCAGGTGGTCAGGGAAGGTCTGATGGATCTGTAAGCGGAGCTGGAACTCTGACCTTTTCCGACTCAAAAACAATTTCCCCTTCCAGTGTGTTTACTTCTGAACCAAATCTGAAGTCTGAGGAAAAAGATGGAGATGTGACAAACATTTCACCCAAGCCAGATGGTTTCCCTCCAAAGGGATATTTTccctctggaaagaaaaaggggaggcCAATTGGGAGCGTGAACaagcagaagaagcagcagcagcagcagcaacagcagcagcaactgccaccgcccccaccacccccaccagtACCTTCACAGTCTTCAGAAGGGGTAGGTGGTGGTGAGCCAAAACCGAagaggcaaaggagggagaggcgaaaacctgcagcacagccacGGAAGCGGAAGCCTAGACGGGCTGCTCCGATTGTGGAGCCTCAAGAACCAGAGATCAAGCTTAAATATGCTACCCAGTCTGTAGATAAAACTGACTCCAAGAATAAGTCCTTTTTCCCTTATATTCATGTGGTAAACAAGTGTGAATTAGGCGCTGTGTGCACAATCATTAAtgcggaggaagaggagcagaacaAATTGGTGAGGGGTCGGAAAGGACAGAGGTCTTCAACACCCCCTCCTAGCAATGCGGAGAGCAAAGTGCTGCCCACCTCAACTTTCATGCTGCAGGGCCCTGTAGTAACAGAGTCTTCTGTCTTAGGGCATCTGGTTTGCTGCCTGTGTGGCAAATGGGCCAGCTATCGTAACATGGGTGACCTCTTTGGTCCTTTCTACCCCCAGGATTATGCAGCCACCTTGCCCAAGAACCCACCTCCAAAgagggccacagaaatgcagagcaAGGTCAAGGTACGGCACAAAAGTGCTTCTAATGGTTCCAAGACAGATAcggaagaggaggaggaacagcaacAACAGAAGGAACAAAGAAGCCTAGCTGCTCATCCCCGCTTTAAGAGGCGGCACCGCTCTGAGGACTGTAGTGGAGCCTCTCGGTCACTTTCAAGGGGAGCTTCTTGTAAAAAAACAACCACTgatggtggcagtggtggtgaaAAGACTCCTTTGGACTCAAAACCCTCTATGCCCACTTCAGAAGGTGGCACTGAGCTGGAGTTACAAATTCCTGAACTACCTCTTGACAGCAATGAATTTTGGGTCCATGAGGGTTGTATTCTCTGGGCCAATGGGATCTACCTGGTCTGTGGCAGGCTCTATGGGctgcaggaagctgtggagaTTGCAAGAGAGATG taa